One region of Cobetia sp. cqz5-12 genomic DNA includes:
- a CDS encoding cache domain-containing protein codes for MIKDSDLSRHGPDTGSPDLRSPDRQRPFGKPLRLWLGLTALSCLSLGGLLVFQESQSREQDIMQAQATQMLVARERRQQASLMVEQTLGMIASRHRDYEHRLQRLLITTMRSPSLGISHLSGRDRSFVSTELLRQFPDLRINPDWIDIMQLPTTLHPDWWDQELNQRLDAGMRKAQFLRGTDAGLVFAVPLGQEEDSPGAVRLDRRQQPAPWALVHIDPKMVAFLVANELRQSLHASIEREESRYVWINEILDPAGGEGYARRLIHPLLPATEGQLLSTEYQDSSGRFPYRTELEGVLNGSGIYFDYRFPKRPGAEQVDKTAYAALYPPFQWIIASGVYLDDISEAAFQAHEDLMNKKHALERWHFLITLLVTLMLCLAFGYAFLRQYRERQLQMRQRMNQLEHELEQRGEDRLGSVMRMLREERCPERSGEDLLAANLVSAIASRLGMDRQDTATLERVAMLHDIGKLALPDSLLRPRDELHFDQYHLLRRHVEIGARMMEDALMAPAEADLLRASQQFMLGACSGLSPHANGNADASGQPSQPSLSSSTPPAALPPVESPQAEQTSADIAATPRVETSLAASTLALVVQVIELVRHAGFSEAQALCDIEHRLGHLPPELLQAAREVLTEQPIPPAPTLHRLCPQQVERDPNRWRDSHSGCFTRALLDAALEALSRECQDAMGQHITLCHLRLSRKGESRRDAGGKRLSPLDAQLGPHLNACFYPLRVFRVSEGNFIVMGHQCRDIAPAHEVARRPEGNEPLFEAPANGTASPPTADSLVSLLSSLEDTATLEITLLDLSCAQTLKEWQLALNGHLARYPPSA; via the coding sequence TGACCGCACTCTCCTGTCTCTCGCTTGGCGGCCTGCTGGTATTTCAGGAATCGCAGAGTCGCGAGCAGGACATCATGCAAGCCCAGGCGACACAGATGCTGGTCGCCAGGGAGCGGCGTCAACAGGCCAGCCTCATGGTGGAGCAGACGCTGGGCATGATCGCCTCGCGACATCGCGATTACGAGCACCGCCTGCAACGTCTTCTGATCACCACCATGCGTTCCCCGTCGCTGGGCATCAGCCATCTGAGTGGTCGCGATCGTTCCTTCGTCAGCACCGAACTGTTGCGCCAGTTTCCGGACCTGCGCATCAACCCGGACTGGATCGATATCATGCAGCTTCCCACTACGCTCCACCCTGACTGGTGGGATCAGGAGCTGAATCAACGCCTCGATGCGGGCATGCGCAAGGCACAATTCCTGCGCGGTACGGATGCCGGACTGGTGTTTGCCGTGCCTCTAGGGCAAGAAGAAGACAGCCCCGGCGCCGTGCGCCTTGATCGTCGACAGCAGCCTGCCCCCTGGGCGCTGGTGCATATCGACCCGAAGATGGTGGCCTTTCTGGTCGCCAATGAGCTGAGACAGTCTCTGCACGCGAGTATCGAGCGCGAGGAAAGCCGCTATGTCTGGATCAACGAGATCCTCGACCCGGCCGGCGGTGAGGGTTATGCACGCCGCTTGATCCATCCTTTACTGCCGGCTACCGAAGGCCAGTTGCTGTCGACCGAGTATCAGGACAGCAGTGGCCGCTTCCCGTATCGCACCGAGCTCGAGGGTGTCTTGAACGGCAGTGGCATCTACTTCGATTACCGCTTCCCCAAGCGCCCGGGCGCCGAGCAGGTCGACAAGACCGCCTACGCCGCCCTGTATCCCCCCTTCCAGTGGATCATCGCCAGTGGTGTCTATCTCGATGACATCAGTGAAGCCGCCTTCCAGGCGCACGAAGACTTGATGAACAAGAAACACGCGCTGGAGCGTTGGCATTTCCTGATCACGCTGCTGGTGACCTTGATGCTCTGCCTCGCCTTTGGCTACGCATTTCTGCGCCAATATCGTGAGCGACAGCTTCAGATGCGCCAGCGCATGAATCAACTGGAGCATGAGCTTGAGCAGCGCGGCGAAGACAGGCTCGGATCGGTGATGCGCATGCTTCGGGAGGAACGCTGCCCCGAGCGCTCAGGAGAAGACCTGTTGGCTGCCAATCTTGTCAGCGCCATCGCGTCACGACTCGGGATGGACCGTCAGGACACCGCCACGCTGGAACGCGTTGCCATGCTGCATGATATCGGCAAGCTGGCGCTGCCCGACTCACTGCTGCGGCCACGCGATGAACTGCATTTCGATCAGTATCACTTGCTGCGTCGTCATGTCGAGATCGGTGCACGCATGATGGAAGACGCCCTGATGGCGCCCGCCGAAGCTGACCTGTTACGTGCCAGCCAGCAGTTCATGCTGGGTGCCTGCAGCGGGTTGTCGCCGCATGCAAACGGCAACGCTGACGCGTCCGGCCAGCCCTCCCAACCCTCGCTGTCCTCTTCAACACCTCCTGCTGCGCTTCCTCCAGTGGAAAGCCCACAAGCGGAGCAGACTTCGGCCGATATTGCAGCGACGCCGCGTGTCGAAACGTCCCTCGCTGCCAGCACTCTGGCGCTGGTCGTGCAGGTCATCGAGCTGGTGCGACATGCCGGTTTCAGTGAGGCCCAGGCGCTATGCGATATCGAACACCGTCTTGGCCATCTGCCACCAGAGTTGCTGCAGGCAGCGCGTGAAGTCCTGACGGAGCAACCGATACCGCCGGCGCCCACCCTGCATCGACTCTGCCCGCAGCAGGTAGAACGTGACCCTAACCGATGGCGCGACAGCCACAGTGGCTGCTTCACCCGCGCACTGCTGGATGCCGCTCTCGAAGCGCTGTCCCGTGAGTGTCAGGACGCCATGGGGCAGCACATCACGCTGTGCCATCTTCGCCTGAGCCGCAAGGGTGAATCGCGACGCGACGCTGGCGGAAAACGGCTTTCGCCACTCGATGCCCAGCTTGGGCCGCACCTGAATGCCTGCTTCTACCCGTTGCGTGTCTTCCGCGTCAGCGAGGGCAACTTCATCGTGATGGGGCACCAATGTCGGGATATCGCGCCTGCGCACGAAGTGGCCCGCCGCCCTGAAGGCAATGAGCCTCTGTTCGAGGCGCCAGCCAATGGCACTGCCTCGCCGCCCACCGCCGACTCCCTCGTTTCACTGCTGTCATCGCTGGAGGACACCGCGACGCTGGAGATCACGCTGCTCGATCTATCCTGTGCCCAGACACTCAAGGAATGGCAATTGGCCCTCAATGGCCACCTGGCTCGCTACCCGCCATCGGCTTGA
- a CDS encoding FadR/GntR family transcriptional regulator, whose product MTDSLATASLATDSASADDATPHSMEAIATCMAREILAGSLGPGDSFPRELDLCQRFDASRNRVRNALAQLVSAGLLERTAGRGTIVREMSEWQLLDPLMSHWVSGLDGINPDLMREIYAFRLSVEPYVSALAAMKANAQDLARLERAFEGMVDTANDSSREAHAEHDVAFHEAIYHATHNLVWTQLGSLLRPSISQLIHSTQQSAQQHDHSHHRASLDRHRAVMEAIRLRQPEMARTCAERVLETAARDLGFFQDHPQLGHRRF is encoded by the coding sequence ATGACCGACTCTCTGGCGACAGCCTCGCTCGCCACTGACAGCGCCTCGGCGGACGACGCGACCCCGCATAGCATGGAAGCCATCGCCACCTGCATGGCGCGGGAAATCCTCGCGGGCAGCCTCGGCCCCGGTGACAGCTTTCCGCGTGAACTGGACCTCTGCCAGCGTTTCGACGCCAGCCGCAACCGTGTTCGCAATGCCCTGGCACAGCTGGTGAGCGCCGGGCTGCTGGAGCGTACCGCCGGGCGTGGCACCATCGTGCGCGAGATGAGCGAGTGGCAGCTGCTGGACCCACTGATGAGCCATTGGGTCAGTGGTCTCGACGGTATCAACCCGGACCTGATGCGCGAGATCTACGCCTTCCGCCTCTCCGTCGAGCCCTATGTCAGTGCGCTGGCCGCAATGAAGGCCAACGCCCAGGACCTCGCGCGTCTGGAGCGAGCCTTTGAAGGCATGGTCGATACCGCCAATGACAGCTCGCGCGAGGCGCATGCCGAGCACGATGTCGCCTTCCACGAAGCCATCTACCACGCCACCCACAATCTGGTGTGGACACAGCTTGGCAGTTTGCTGCGCCCTTCCATCAGCCAACTGATCCACAGTACCCAGCAGTCCGCGCAGCAGCATGATCACAGCCATCATCGCGCCAGCCTCGATCGTCACCGCGCGGTGATGGAGGCCATTCGCCTGCGCCAGCCCGAGATGGCACGTACCTGTGCCGAGCGGGTACTGGAGACCGCAGCGCGCGATCTCGGCTTCTTCCAGGACCACCCGCAGCTGGGGCATCGCCGCTTCTGA
- the dgoD gene encoding galactonate dehydratase: MKITRLKTWQVPPRWLFLKIETDEGCYGWGEPVIEGRAATVEAAVHELSDYLVGQDPRNIEHLWNVMYRAGFYRGGPILMSAIAGIDQALWDLKGRDLGVPVHQLLGGPVRDKMRMYAWTGGDRPSDVGAGAKALVDQGFTAFKMNGTPEMQIVDSHKKIDDAVARVAEARDAVGPDVGIGIDFHGRVHRPMAKALLRELEQFHPMFIEEPVAPEHLPSLKHIAEGIATPIATGERLHTRFQFRDLLADGMVDIIQPDLSHCGGISEGLKIATLASAYDVALAPHCPLGPLTLAASLQLDAVCHNAFIQEQSMGIHYNKDNDVLDYLVDKDALAIKDGFCAIPQGPGLGVEIDEAFVEERAKVGHRWRNPLWTHEDGSVAEW; encoded by the coding sequence GTGAAAATCACCCGACTCAAGACCTGGCAAGTTCCGCCGCGCTGGCTGTTCCTCAAGATCGAGACCGATGAAGGCTGCTATGGCTGGGGCGAGCCGGTCATCGAGGGCCGCGCCGCGACCGTCGAGGCCGCCGTGCACGAGCTGTCCGATTATCTGGTCGGTCAGGACCCGCGCAATATCGAGCACCTGTGGAACGTGATGTACCGTGCGGGCTTCTATCGTGGTGGCCCGATCCTGATGTCTGCCATCGCTGGCATCGATCAGGCGCTGTGGGACCTGAAGGGCCGTGATCTGGGAGTACCCGTGCACCAGCTGCTCGGCGGCCCGGTACGCGACAAGATGCGCATGTACGCCTGGACCGGCGGTGACCGCCCGTCAGATGTCGGCGCAGGCGCCAAGGCACTGGTCGATCAAGGCTTCACCGCCTTCAAGATGAACGGCACGCCGGAGATGCAGATCGTCGATTCCCACAAGAAGATCGATGACGCCGTGGCACGTGTCGCCGAGGCCCGTGATGCGGTCGGCCCCGACGTGGGGATCGGCATCGACTTCCATGGTCGCGTGCACCGCCCGATGGCCAAGGCGTTGCTGCGTGAGCTGGAGCAATTCCACCCGATGTTCATCGAGGAGCCGGTTGCGCCTGAGCACCTGCCGTCGCTCAAGCACATCGCTGAGGGCATCGCGACGCCCATCGCCACCGGAGAGCGCCTGCACACCCGCTTCCAGTTCCGCGACCTGCTGGCGGACGGCATGGTCGACATCATCCAGCCGGATCTCTCCCACTGTGGCGGCATCAGCGAAGGCCTGAAGATCGCCACCCTGGCCTCGGCCTACGATGTGGCGCTGGCCCCGCACTGCCCGCTCGGCCCGCTGACGCTGGCGGCCTCGCTGCAACTGGACGCGGTATGCCACAACGCTTTCATCCAGGAACAGAGCATGGGCATCCACTACAACAAGGACAATGACGTACTGGATTATCTGGTCGACAAGGATGCGCTGGCGATCAAGGACGGCTTCTGCGCCATTCCGCAGGGTCCGGGGCTGGGCGTCGAGATCGACGAAGCCTTCGTCGAGGAGCGTGCCAAGGTCGGCCATCGCTGGCGCAACCCGCTCTGGACCCACGAAGACGGCTCCGTCGCTGAATGGTAG
- a CDS encoding SDR family NAD(P)-dependent oxidoreductase, which yields MTTPTQKTDTAPLFSEFRYPDLEGASVFITGGGSGIGAALTEGFLAQGAKVAFVGLSDASEFCDAMEARYANRPLFIPCNIQDIEALQAAVAQAREAHGLINVLVNNAARDTRHTLDEWTVEQWDESIATNLRPQFFTAQAVVPDMRALGGGAIINLSSNSYMLGLGGYPTYVTAKAGIMGMTKALARELGPDAIRVNCLIPGWVMTERQRELWVNDKDLNECIDQQCLKEAIPVEDMINPCLFLASSASRMMTGQPMVVDGGRV from the coding sequence ATGACCACCCCGACACAGAAGACAGATACAGCCCCCCTTTTCAGTGAATTCCGCTACCCGGATCTCGAAGGCGCCAGCGTCTTCATCACCGGCGGTGGCTCCGGCATCGGTGCCGCATTGACCGAAGGCTTCCTCGCCCAGGGTGCCAAGGTCGCCTTCGTCGGCCTGTCCGATGCCAGCGAATTCTGTGACGCCATGGAAGCTCGCTATGCCAATCGTCCGCTGTTCATCCCCTGCAACATTCAGGATATCGAGGCGCTGCAGGCCGCCGTCGCGCAGGCGCGTGAGGCCCACGGCCTGATCAACGTGCTGGTCAACAACGCCGCGCGTGATACCCGACATACGCTGGATGAGTGGACGGTGGAACAGTGGGATGAATCCATCGCCACCAACCTGCGCCCGCAATTCTTCACCGCCCAGGCCGTCGTCCCCGACATGCGCGCGCTAGGTGGCGGCGCCATCATCAATCTGTCCTCCAACAGCTACATGCTGGGCCTGGGTGGCTACCCGACCTACGTCACCGCCAAGGCCGGCATCATGGGTATGACCAAGGCACTGGCGCGCGAGCTGGGCCCGGACGCCATTCGCGTCAACTGCCTGATTCCAGGCTGGGTGATGACGGAGCGTCAGCGCGAGCTGTGGGTCAACGACAAGGACTTGAACGAGTGCATTGATCAGCAGTGTCTGAAAGAGGCCATTCCGGTCGAGGACATGATCAATCCGTGCCTGTTCCTGGCCTCCAGCGCCTCGCGCATGATGACCGGCCAGCCGATGGTGGTAGACGGAGGCCGAGTGTGA
- a CDS encoding 2-dehydro-3-deoxygalactonokinase, translating into MSAVSVTPAWIAVDWGSSNLRAWAVNGDDSVIAQASSARGMLGLAADEFEDVLRVLINDWLPEDAAAPMPVLICGMAGARQGWQEAAYLPLPTKKTPAHDVLAALGERLTHVATRDNRLAVAIVPGLCQQQPAFDVMRGEETQLAGLVAAQPDYSGAVCLPGTHAKWAHLANGAITGFSTFMSGELYKLLSQDSVLKHSVSAGDLTETAQRDAYLAGIDTALAAPERTTAQLFGIRARDLLDTTLPQGDARKVLLGARLSGLVLGLELAGATAELSDHATITLIGDTVLCQRYQVALEHLGYQVTTAANADMILAGLGRIQRARQSAHTSLSASTPVTHCH; encoded by the coding sequence GTGAGCGCCGTCAGCGTCACGCCGGCCTGGATCGCCGTCGACTGGGGCTCCAGCAATCTGCGCGCCTGGGCCGTCAATGGCGACGATTCAGTCATCGCCCAGGCCAGCAGTGCCCGCGGCATGCTGGGGCTGGCGGCAGATGAGTTCGAGGATGTGCTGCGCGTGCTGATCAATGACTGGCTGCCAGAGGATGCGGCGGCTCCCATGCCGGTGCTGATCTGTGGCATGGCCGGCGCGCGTCAGGGTTGGCAGGAGGCGGCTTACCTGCCACTGCCCACTAAGAAGACGCCTGCTCATGATGTACTTGCCGCCCTCGGTGAGCGGCTGACCCATGTCGCGACCCGCGACAACCGTCTTGCCGTCGCCATCGTGCCGGGCCTCTGTCAGCAGCAGCCTGCCTTTGACGTCATGCGTGGCGAGGAGACCCAACTGGCGGGCCTGGTCGCCGCCCAGCCCGACTACAGCGGTGCGGTGTGTCTGCCCGGCACCCACGCCAAGTGGGCGCATCTCGCCAATGGCGCGATCACAGGCTTCAGCACCTTCATGAGCGGCGAGCTCTATAAGCTGCTCAGCCAGGATTCGGTGCTCAAGCACTCCGTCTCCGCAGGAGATCTCACCGAAACCGCCCAGCGGGATGCCTATCTGGCGGGCATCGACACGGCGCTTGCCGCCCCGGAGCGCACCACCGCGCAGCTGTTCGGCATTCGTGCCCGCGATCTGCTCGACACGACTCTGCCCCAGGGGGACGCTCGCAAGGTGCTGCTCGGTGCACGCCTGTCAGGCCTGGTGCTGGGGCTAGAGCTGGCGGGCGCCACTGCGGAGCTTTCGGATCACGCCACCATCACCCTGATCGGCGACACCGTGCTCTGCCAGCGCTATCAGGTCGCCCTGGAGCATCTGGGCTATCAGGTCACCACCGCGGCCAACGCCGACATGATTCTGGCAGGGCTCGGACGCATCCAACGTGCGCGGCAGTCGGCTCACACGTCGTTATCCGCTTCCACCCCAGTGACGCATTGCCACTGA